The proteins below come from a single Rosa rugosa chromosome 2, drRosRugo1.1, whole genome shotgun sequence genomic window:
- the LOC133732793 gene encoding pseudouridine-5'-phosphate glycosidase: protein MASSSALSRLSSISRHFNPSHANKDGVALIKISPEVSEALSNGRAVVALESTIISHGMPYPKNLETAKEVEAIVRENGAVPATIAILDGTPCIGLTIEELERLARLGPRAQKTARRDIAHVVATRGNGATTVSATMIFAHMVGIPLFVTGGIGGVHQHGEHTMDISSDLTELGRTPVAVISAGVKSILDIPRTLEYLETQGVCVAAYKTNEFPAFFTEASGCKVPCRVDTPDDCARLIDANLKLELGTGMLIAVPIPKEHSASGNLIESAIQTALREARDKNITGNAATPFLLARVNELTGGASLASNIALVKNNALVGSKIAVALSQIRECCRKGGLE, encoded by the exons ATGGCGTCGTCTTCAGCTCTCTCAAGACTGTCCAGTATCAGCAGACACTTCAATCCCTCCCACGCAAACAAG GACGGTGTGGCCTTAATCAAGATTTCTCCAGAGGTTTCCGAAGCTTTGTCAAATGGGCGTGCCGTCGTTGCCCTTGAATCCACCATTATTTCCCATG GGATGCCGTATCCCAAGAATTTGGAGACTGCAAAGGAGGTTGAGGCAATTGTCAGGGAAAATGGGGCTGTTCCTGCCACCATTGCTATCTTGGATGGCACACCTTGCATAG GTCTAACTATAGAAGAACTGGAGAGGCTTGCCAGATTGGGTCCAAGAGCTCAGAAGACAGCTCGAAGAGACATTGCACATGTT GTGGCAACCAGAGGGAACGGTGCAACTACTGTTTCTGCAACCATGATTTTTGCTCATATG GTTGGCATCCCATTGTTTGTAACAGGAGGAATTGGAGGAGTACATCAACATGGCGAGCATA CAATGGACATATCTTCTGATCTTACTGAGCTTGGAAGGACACCTGTAGCTGTCATCTCTGCTGGTGTAAAATCAATTTTGGATATCCCAAGGACCCTCGAATATTTG GAAACACAGGGAGTTTGTGTAGCTGCTTACAAGACCAATGAATTTCCAGCATTTTTCACAGAAGCAAGTGGCTGCAAG GTGCCTTGCCGTGTAGATACCCCAGATGATTGTGCTCGGCTTATAG ATGCAAACCTTAAACTTGAGCTTGGAACTGGAATGTTGATTGCTGTTCCAATTCCTAAAGAACACTCGGCTTCTGGAAATTTAATTGAGTCTGCAATACAGACAGCTCTTAGAGAAGCTAG GGATAAGAACATAACAGGCAATGCTGCTACTCCATTCTTGCTTGCAAGAGTAAATGAACTAACTGGAGGAGCATCTTTGGCTTCGA ACATTGCCCTGGTGAAGAATAATGCACTTGTTGGTTCTAAAATTGCTGTAGCACTTTCCCAGATCAGAGAATGTTGTAGAAAAG GTGGTTTGGAGTAA
- the LOC133732792 gene encoding uncharacterized protein LOC133732792: MSNLNKLSFAPLETTGAGYHKWVRNVRQHLKADGILSRIQVPSQDVLTPQQAAAFEENRATREANEAKAIILMTRHMNDALSSEYLNEEDPRKLWVELEQRFGNVRDSLLPDLEVRWHSLCFCDFKSVLDYNLEALRIKSLMEFCGQKITDTMLIEKTLSTFPVSALMVAKNYQIDVNAGRITRFHELIGAMNVVEKHDNILVKNYNSRPVGAKSIPKSNYSRASKGGRKERNPKERDNSGRSGPYSHPKEEGNRQDRRARNCGGKHVKRERGQASGYGGVATKERNHPQSAPKASRSREPDHKDACLRCGLPRNWARACKASQNVTNTYKMYREAREEHYMEQEDQDGDLDLRVEEFKGQDSETGDFD, encoded by the coding sequence atgagtaacctgaacaagttgagcttcgctccactagagacaacaggcgcaggataccataaGTGGGTCCGtaatgtgcgccagcatcttaaggctgatgggatcctgagtaggATCCAAgtgccaagtcaggacgtgcttactcctcaacaagctgctgcttttgaagaaaatagagctacgagagaggcgaatgaagctaaagccatcattctcatgacaaggcacatgaatgacgcgctctcgagtgagtacctcaatgaggaagacccaagaaaactatgggtagaactcgagcagcgttttggcaacgttcgtgactccctgcttccagacttagaagtgagatggcatagcctctgcttttgtgatttcaagtctgtacttgactacaatttggaagcacttcgtatcaagtctttgatggaattttgtggacagaaaatcactgatacgatgttgatcgagaagactctctctaccttccccgtctctgcattgatggtagccaagaactatcagattgatgtcaatgctggacgcatcacaagatttcatgagcttattggtgccatgaacgtggttgaaaagcacgacaacatacttgtgaagaactataactctagacccgtgggagccAAGTCAATTCCgaagtccaattatagtcgcgcctctaaAGGggggcgcaaggagcgaaaccccaaggaaagggataattctggacgttctggtccatattctcaccctaaagaggaaggaaaccgccaagataggcgtgcacggaactgTGGAGGTAAACAtgtgaaaagagagagaggccaagcctccggctatggtggtgTCGCCACCAAAGAGAGAAACCATCCCCAAAGCGCTCCAAAAGCgtctcgatcaagggaacctgaccataaagaTGCTTGTCTTAGGTGTGGACTACCCAGAAATTGGGCAAGGGCGTGTAAAGCATCCCAGAATGTTACAAACAcgtacaagatgtatcgtgaagcaagggaggaacattacatggaacaagaagatcaagatggtgatctcgatctaagggtggaagagttcaagggtcaagattcagaaactggtgattttgattaa